Proteins encoded together in one Streptomyces sp. TLI_171 window:
- a CDS encoding cyanophycinase, whose amino-acid sequence MNRNLRTTCGRTALALAAALTVIAAAPQAASARPAETGGTLILVGGGLKDGNSEIYDEIVEKAGGRGTARIGVLTAASVPESQDPDAGDPDACSNSHCNGLYYAGLFKHYGAADAQWVPVDIEHVDAADSDAVVAQVESMTGFFFGGGDQYRYLTSLLHGDAHTDSKVMAAIRRKLAAGAVVAGSSAGAQIASGPDMVSGGDSYQALRDGSAPGYFEDPSRLGYIPQGGFGTFDAGLLDTHTGTYGREGRAIRLAADTGHTRVFALDEDTAIEVEHTGTRRETLHVLGTHGVSVFDLRSARTGSEHGHWTIAGVRYSYLTDGDSYDPRTWHVRAADGKRPLRPTAATPVPPNPDAFYSVDDADGVPYSFSGTARALTATSAQRTATASTFETGPAFEIVFGKRGDTRAWTVDGATAASFTDVEVGVHPAAD is encoded by the coding sequence ATGAACCGCAACCTCCGCACCACCTGCGGGCGGACCGCCCTCGCCCTCGCCGCCGCGCTGACCGTCATCGCCGCCGCCCCCCAGGCCGCCTCCGCGCGGCCCGCCGAGACCGGAGGCACCCTCATCCTGGTCGGAGGCGGCCTGAAGGACGGCAACAGCGAGATCTACGACGAGATCGTCGAGAAGGCCGGCGGCCGCGGCACGGCGCGCATCGGAGTCCTGACCGCGGCCTCCGTCCCCGAGAGCCAGGACCCCGACGCCGGCGACCCGGACGCCTGCTCCAACTCGCACTGCAACGGGCTCTACTACGCGGGCCTCTTCAAGCACTACGGGGCGGCCGACGCGCAGTGGGTCCCCGTCGACATCGAGCACGTCGACGCCGCCGACTCCGACGCCGTCGTCGCCCAGGTCGAATCGATGACCGGGTTCTTCTTCGGCGGTGGCGACCAGTACCGCTACCTCACCAGCCTCCTCCACGGCGACGCCCACACCGACTCGAAGGTCATGGCGGCCATCCGCCGCAAGCTCGCCGCCGGCGCCGTCGTCGCGGGCTCCAGCGCCGGCGCCCAGATCGCCTCCGGCCCCGACATGGTCAGCGGCGGCGACAGCTACCAGGCGCTGCGCGACGGCAGCGCCCCCGGCTACTTCGAGGACCCGAGCCGCCTGGGCTACATCCCGCAGGGAGGCTTCGGCACCTTCGACGCGGGCCTGCTCGACACCCACACCGGAACCTACGGCCGCGAAGGCCGGGCGATCCGGCTGGCCGCGGACACCGGTCACACCCGGGTGTTCGCCCTCGACGAGGACACCGCGATCGAGGTGGAGCACACCGGCACCCGCCGGGAGACCCTGCACGTGCTCGGCACCCACGGCGTCTCCGTCTTCGACCTCCGCTCGGCGCGAACCGGCAGCGAACACGGGCACTGGACGATCGCCGGCGTCCGGTACAGCTACCTCACCGACGGCGACTCCTACGACCCGCGCACCTGGCACGTCCGGGCCGCGGACGGAAAGCGCCCCCTGCGTCCGACCGCAGCGACCCCCGTGCCGCCCAACCCGGACGCGTTCTACTCCGTCGACGACGCCGACGGAGTCCCGTACTCCTTCTCCGGCACCGCCCGCGCCCTCACCGCGACCTCGGCCCAGCGAACGGCCACCGCCAGCACGTTCGAGACCGGACCCGCCTTCGAGATCGTCTTCGGCAAGCGCGGAGACACGCGGGCCTGGACGGTCGACGGCGCCACCGCGGCCTCCTTCACCGACGTCGAGGTCGGCGTCCACCCGGCCGCCGACTGA
- a CDS encoding MurR/RpiR family transcriptional regulator produces MPTVTLAEDIRQRLGDCSPAERKVGRVLLAGWPAAGFETIATLAERADVSAPTVLRFVNRLGYRGFPDFQAALRAELDERHASPVTLYRSGNYGNAGPDADDPRTGAAGLLAHGREVFTAAVDRTLAEVTPHDLDRAVQLLADPKRRITLVGGRFTNLFAQYLGLHLMQVRDNVRFLPDRAVERTALFASLARRDVLVVFDYRRYEEDKVTAAELVREAGGRVILFTDTWLSPVSTHAEVVFSSQVGAPSPYDSLVPTLAVVESVVAGLISELGDQAHAHMRHSEEIATRTGLT; encoded by the coding sequence ATGCCCACCGTCACGCTCGCCGAGGACATCCGCCAACGGCTCGGCGACTGCAGCCCGGCCGAGCGCAAGGTCGGCAGGGTGCTGCTCGCCGGGTGGCCGGCTGCCGGATTCGAGACCATCGCCACCCTGGCCGAGCGTGCCGACGTCAGCGCCCCCACCGTTCTCCGCTTCGTCAACCGGCTCGGCTACCGGGGCTTCCCCGACTTCCAGGCCGCTCTGCGAGCGGAGCTCGACGAGCGGCACGCGTCGCCGGTGACCCTCTACCGCAGCGGGAACTACGGCAACGCAGGACCGGATGCGGACGACCCGCGCACGGGAGCCGCCGGTCTGCTGGCTCACGGCCGCGAGGTCTTCACCGCAGCGGTCGACCGCACGTTGGCCGAGGTCACTCCGCACGACCTCGACCGCGCCGTCCAGCTCCTCGCCGACCCCAAGCGACGCATCACCCTCGTGGGCGGCCGCTTCACCAACCTGTTCGCCCAGTACCTCGGCCTGCACCTGATGCAGGTCCGCGACAACGTGCGGTTCCTCCCCGACCGGGCGGTCGAGCGCACCGCGCTGTTCGCCTCGCTCGCGCGACGCGACGTTCTCGTCGTCTTCGACTACCGCCGCTACGAGGAGGACAAGGTCACCGCCGCGGAACTGGTCCGCGAGGCCGGCGGACGGGTGATCCTGTTCACCGACACCTGGCTGTCACCGGTCAGCACCCACGCGGAGGTCGTCTTCTCCAGCCAGGTCGGGGCTCCCTCCCCCTACGACAGCCTGGTTCCGACGCTCGCCGTGGTCGAGAGCGTGGTCGCCGGGCTGATATCGGAGCTCGGCGACCAGGCGCACGCGCACATGCGGCACAGCGAGGAGATCGCCACCCGGACCGGACTCACCTGA
- a CDS encoding DUF3067 family protein has product MTLLHLREHLSAIARGDNSWGATDAVRTAIAPFRHRPTATRPK; this is encoded by the coding sequence ATGACCCTGCTCCACCTCCGCGAACACCTCAGCGCCATCGCCCGCGGCGACAACTCCTGGGGCGCCACCGATGCCGTCCGCACCGCGATCGCTCCCTTCCGCCACCGCCCCACCGCCACCCGCCCCAAGTGA
- a CDS encoding TetR/AcrR family transcriptional regulator: protein MRADARRNRARLLEVAEAVFTERGTGASTEEIAREAKVGIATVFRHFPTKEVLLEAVLVRRLEQLAEEGRRLLAETGPTHALFAFFDLILDQSPVKNAFAAALADAGVDVRAATSEAGRALREVLAALLDGAQQAGVVRPDLEVPELTAILVGTCRMLEHLDGHPESAERARAIVRDGLRAGCESAGTTTHSRSSG, encoded by the coding sequence TTGCGCGCCGACGCACGGCGAAACCGCGCGCGGCTGCTGGAGGTCGCCGAGGCGGTCTTCACCGAGCGGGGCACCGGCGCGTCCACGGAGGAGATCGCCCGGGAGGCGAAGGTCGGCATCGCCACCGTGTTCCGACACTTCCCCACCAAGGAAGTCCTGCTGGAAGCGGTGCTCGTCCGGCGATTGGAACAGCTGGCCGAGGAGGGGCGGCGCCTGCTGGCCGAGACCGGCCCGACGCACGCTCTTTTCGCGTTCTTCGACCTGATACTGGATCAGTCTCCCGTCAAGAACGCCTTCGCCGCGGCGCTCGCGGACGCAGGCGTCGATGTCCGGGCCGCCACCTCCGAGGCCGGGCGCGCCCTGCGCGAGGTGCTCGCCGCGCTCCTCGACGGCGCCCAGCAGGCCGGTGTGGTGCGACCGGACCTGGAGGTGCCGGAGCTGACCGCCATCCTGGTGGGCACCTGCCGCATGCTGGAGCACCTGGACGGCCACCCGGAGTCCGCGGAGCGCGCCCGCGCGATCGTCCGCGACGGGCTGAGGGCGGGGTGCGAGTCCGCCGGGACCACGACCCACAGCCGGAGTAGCGGATGA
- a CDS encoding nuclear transport factor 2 family protein — protein MSATATPHEIFGQLVRLISAGKWSELPELYAEDAEVEIAFSPVPPRRIHGREELRERFAALGAADAIRLRAENIHVHGTDDPEVVIAEFDYEGLYPATGRTFRTANIQVLRVRDGLIIETRDYHDHLAFAAADGRASQLLAAMDRHE, from the coding sequence ATGTCTGCAACAGCTACGCCGCACGAGATCTTCGGTCAGTTGGTGCGCCTCATCTCGGCAGGCAAATGGAGCGAACTGCCCGAGCTCTACGCGGAGGACGCCGAGGTGGAGATCGCCTTCTCGCCGGTTCCCCCACGCCGTATCCACGGCCGTGAGGAACTCCGCGAGCGCTTCGCCGCCCTGGGGGCCGCCGACGCGATCCGCCTGCGCGCCGAGAACATCCACGTTCACGGGACCGACGACCCCGAGGTGGTGATCGCCGAATTCGACTACGAGGGCCTGTACCCCGCCACGGGCCGCACCTTCCGCACCGCGAACATCCAGGTGCTGCGCGTCAGGGACGGCCTCATCATCGAGACCCGCGACTACCACGACCACCTCGCCTTCGCCGCGGCGGACGGACGCGCGAGCCAGTTGCTCGCCGCCATGGACCGGCACGAGTGA
- a CDS encoding STAS domain-containing protein: MSEQDPGTAFHITSLRTPTPARILRLHGELDYDAGPSLRRALISEIEAQPPLLILDLSDLQFCDSSGLNEFLGARRNRHDVPLVLAAPSLQLRRILEVTQTARLFVVTESISAALAYYELNIPG, from the coding sequence GTGTCCGAACAGGACCCTGGCACAGCGTTCCACATCACCTCGCTGCGCACCCCCACCCCGGCCCGGATCCTGCGCCTGCACGGCGAGTTGGACTACGACGCCGGGCCCAGCCTGCGCCGCGCGCTGATCTCCGAGATCGAGGCCCAGCCGCCCCTGCTGATCCTGGACCTGTCCGATCTGCAGTTCTGCGACTCCAGCGGTCTCAACGAATTTCTCGGTGCTCGCCGCAACCGCCACGATGTTCCCCTCGTGCTGGCGGCGCCCAGCCTGCAGCTCCGGCGGATCCTTGAAGTCACCCAGACCGCCAGGCTGTTCGTGGTGACCGAGAGTATCTCGGCCGCGCTCGCCTACTACGAATTGAACATTCCCGGGTGA
- a CDS encoding GNAT family N-acetyltransferase: MSWLPEDFVHPVLVPLPGGGHHLRPIREADTPLDYPAVMGSRERLWTIFGPAWGWPAATMTYEADQADLLRHEKEIAAHQSFNYALFDASETALLGCVYIDPPEKAGADGEISWWVVDELVGSEVEQALDALVPQWIAAEWPFEQPRFIGREISWSDWLALPEHPAK, encoded by the coding sequence ATGAGCTGGCTTCCTGAAGACTTCGTCCACCCCGTCCTGGTACCGCTGCCGGGCGGAGGTCATCACCTGCGGCCGATCCGGGAGGCGGACACCCCGCTCGACTATCCGGCGGTGATGGGATCGCGCGAACGGCTGTGGACCATCTTCGGCCCGGCCTGGGGCTGGCCCGCGGCCACCATGACCTACGAGGCCGACCAGGCCGACCTGTTGCGGCACGAGAAGGAGATCGCCGCGCACCAGTCCTTCAACTACGCGCTGTTCGACGCGTCGGAGACGGCACTGCTCGGCTGCGTCTACATCGACCCACCGGAGAAGGCCGGCGCGGACGGCGAGATCTCCTGGTGGGTGGTGGACGAGCTGGTGGGCAGCGAGGTCGAACAAGCCCTCGACGCGCTGGTGCCGCAGTGGATCGCCGCCGAGTGGCCGTTCGAGCAGCCTCGCTTCATCGGCCGTGAGATCTCCTGGTCGGACTGGCTGGCCCTGCCGGAGCATCCCGCGAAGTAG
- a CDS encoding ATP-binding protein, with protein sequence MAPDQDLHRHLSMFPGDPSGAAVAFARRTLADWGINGTSATDVLLVTAELLANAAQHTPGPRRLDLYLHRHGLTAAVTDPSPDPPRVRRPYRPDAPDGHGLVIVDRLALAWGHRPAPTGKMVWALLPAPARRPNPL encoded by the coding sequence ATGGCACCCGACCAGGACCTGCACCGTCATCTCAGCATGTTCCCCGGCGACCCGAGCGGCGCCGCGGTGGCCTTCGCCCGCCGCACCCTCGCCGACTGGGGCATCAACGGCACATCCGCCACCGATGTCCTCCTGGTCACGGCCGAACTCCTCGCCAACGCCGCCCAGCACACTCCGGGCCCGCGCCGGCTGGACCTCTACCTGCACCGGCACGGGCTCACCGCCGCGGTCACCGACCCTTCCCCGGACCCGCCCCGTGTTCGGCGCCCATATCGCCCCGACGCCCCCGATGGCCACGGTCTGGTGATCGTCGACCGGCTCGCCCTCGCCTGGGGCCACCGTCCCGCCCCCACGGGCAAGATGGTTTGGGCGCTCCTGCCGGCCCCGGCACGACGGCCCAACCCGTTGTAG
- a CDS encoding transposase, with amino-acid sequence MIYAIRDYDGRKDQPKSFGWRDFRDLLIRAGTQLGGPIVLVWDNVRLHLTKPLRQFVEANPDWLTVFQLPTCAPCLNPQEGIRPLVKRDIGNLAAADLGQLTQAVKHRLKQIQYRPDLVDSCLADTGLSLDERKVRVDQQISTLTPGIFPMPDPAT; translated from the coding sequence CTGATCTACGCGATCCGTGACTACGACGGCCGCAAGGACCAGCCGAAGAGCTTCGGCTGGCGCGACTTCCGCGACCTGCTGATCCGCGCCGGGACCCAGCTCGGTGGCCCGATCGTGCTGGTCTGGGACAACGTCCGCCTACACCTGACCAAGCCGTTGCGGCAGTTCGTTGAGGCGAACCCCGACTGGCTCACCGTGTTCCAACTGCCCACCTGTGCGCCCTGCCTGAATCCGCAGGAGGGCATCCGGCCCCTGGTCAAGCGCGACATCGGTAACCTCGCCGCCGCCGACCTGGGCCAGCTCACCCAGGCCGTGAAGCACCGGCTCAAGCAGATCCAGTACCGACCGGACCTGGTCGACAGCTGCCTCGCCGACACGGGGCTGAGCCTCGATGAACGGAAGGTCCGGGTCGACCAGCAGATCAGTACGCTAACCCCAGGCATATTCCCGATGCCTGACCCAGCAACCTGA
- a CDS encoding winged helix-turn-helix domain-containing protein — protein sequence MSERSVERWRRTWRERGGVGVLSKGSPGRPRLSLARIADLERELERGPLAHGWADQRWTLALIKTLIGRLFHISDAVKDTWQPLKRHGWSMAAARRTIERDDAAVELWKRTCGRG from the coding sequence GTGAGCGAGCGGTCGGTGGAGCGGTGGCGCCGGACCTGGCGCGAGCGCGGCGGGGTCGGAGTCCTGTCGAAAGGATCGCCCGGTCGCCCGAGGCTCAGCCTGGCCCGGATTGCGGATCTGGAAAGGGAGTTGGAACGCGGCCCGCTGGCCCATGGCTGGGCGGACCAGCGGTGGACGCTGGCCCTGATCAAGACCCTGATAGGTCGGCTTTTCCACATCTCCGACGCGGTGAAGGACACCTGGCAACCGCTCAAAAGGCACGGCTGGTCAATGGCAGCAGCCCGCCGGACGATCGAACGCGACGACGCCGCGGTGGAGTTGTGGAAAAGGACGTGCGGCCGCGGGTAG
- a CDS encoding helix-turn-helix domain-containing protein yields the protein MTGDDVADMLAAMGPRLRAAREHRGSTLTGVSCATGISPSTLSRIETGRRKPTLEVVLQLAKEYGVSLDELAGAAPPAEPRTSALQRFGTDKAVLPLTRYVGGLHAHKHVLPAVQEPPARPRQVSHDGWEWLCVLYGRLRLALGDQDLVLSAGDVAEFDTRNPHGVANAAPDGPVEYLVMFGPQGERLRPRTPPAPGPRAR from the coding sequence GTGACGGGCGACGACGTGGCCGACATGCTGGCGGCGATGGGCCCCCGGCTGCGGGCCGCACGCGAACACCGCGGCTCCACGCTCACCGGCGTCAGCTGCGCGACCGGCATCTCCCCGAGCACGCTGTCGCGGATCGAGACCGGCCGACGCAAGCCCACCCTGGAGGTGGTGCTGCAGCTGGCGAAGGAGTACGGCGTCTCCCTGGACGAGCTGGCCGGCGCCGCTCCCCCGGCCGAGCCCCGCACCTCCGCGCTCCAGCGGTTCGGCACCGACAAGGCGGTGCTGCCGCTGACCCGGTACGTCGGGGGCCTGCACGCCCACAAACACGTCCTGCCCGCCGTCCAGGAACCGCCCGCGCGGCCCCGGCAGGTCTCCCACGACGGCTGGGAATGGCTGTGCGTCCTGTACGGGCGGCTCCGGCTCGCACTCGGCGATCAGGACCTCGTCCTGAGTGCCGGGGACGTCGCCGAGTTCGACACCCGCAATCCCCATGGGGTCGCGAACGCCGCCCCCGACGGCCCGGTCGAGTACCTGGTCATGTTCGGGCCGCAGGGAGAGCGCCTGCGACCGCGCACCCCGCCCGCCCCCGGCCCCAGAGCCCGGTAG
- a CDS encoding alpha/beta fold hydrolase yields MQPAPSAVLRHRTVEAPAGRLHLVEQGSGPLVLLVHGFPESWYSWRRQLPALAAAGYRAVALDVRGYGRSSKPAETDAYRLLDLVEDNVALVHALGEEHAVVVGHDWGSNIAATSALLHPEVFRAVALLSVPYAPPGGPRPTDIFSRIGGPEQEFYVSYFQEAGRAETEIEPDVRGWLAGFYAALSADTMPAQGEPDPHFVAHGGRLRDRFPAGVLPGWLTEDDLDVYAGEFERTGLTGALNRYRNMDRDWEDLAPHRGAPIKQPSLFVGGALDASTTWMSDAIDAFPTTLPGLTASHLVEGCGHWIQQERPEDVNGLLTGWLDTLTD; encoded by the coding sequence ATGCAGCCCGCGCCGTCCGCCGTACTCCGCCACCGCACCGTCGAGGCCCCTGCCGGGCGCCTGCACCTGGTCGAGCAGGGCAGCGGCCCGCTGGTCCTGCTCGTGCACGGCTTCCCCGAGTCCTGGTACTCCTGGCGCCGCCAGCTCCCGGCCCTCGCCGCGGCCGGTTACCGGGCGGTGGCGCTCGACGTTCGCGGCTACGGCCGCTCCTCCAAGCCCGCCGAGACCGATGCGTACCGGCTACTGGACCTGGTGGAGGACAACGTCGCCCTCGTGCACGCCCTCGGCGAGGAGCACGCCGTGGTCGTCGGCCACGACTGGGGCTCCAACATCGCCGCCACCTCCGCCCTGCTCCACCCCGAGGTCTTCCGGGCCGTCGCCCTGCTGAGCGTCCCGTACGCGCCGCCCGGTGGCCCCCGCCCCACCGACATCTTCAGCCGGATCGGCGGCCCCGAGCAGGAGTTCTACGTCTCCTACTTCCAGGAGGCCGGCCGCGCCGAGACGGAGATCGAGCCCGACGTGCGCGGCTGGCTCGCGGGCTTCTACGCCGCCCTGTCCGCCGACACCATGCCCGCGCAGGGCGAGCCCGACCCGCACTTCGTCGCCCACGGCGGCCGGCTGCGTGACCGCTTTCCCGCCGGCGTCCTCCCGGGCTGGCTGACCGAGGACGACCTCGACGTCTACGCCGGAGAGTTCGAGCGCACCGGTCTGACGGGCGCCCTCAACCGCTACCGGAACATGGACCGCGACTGGGAGGACCTCGCCCCCCACCGCGGAGCCCCGATCAAGCAGCCGTCCCTGTTCGTCGGCGGCGCCCTGGACGCCTCCACCACCTGGATGTCCGACGCCATCGACGCCTTCCCCACCACCCTTCCCGGCCTGACCGCCTCCCACCTCGTAGAAGGCTGCGGCCACTGGATCCAGCAGGAACGCCCCGAGGACGTCAACGGTCTGCTGACCGGCTGGCTCGACACCCTCACGGATTGA
- a CDS encoding GNAT family N-acetyltransferase, producing the protein MLFCAAPDDEVFVDLFRRVLAGTLDAASRKVADRVGAEARARGDVAFHRDSMLGDRSWWRVARTPDGEVVGFGLPSRNHAFPVVGHLGVLPEHRGRGYADEILAEITRILVSETGPERVRADTDLTNAPMAAAFEPVGYRGNGRRLVLSAH; encoded by the coding sequence GTGCTCTTCTGCGCCGCGCCCGACGACGAGGTCTTCGTCGACCTGTTCCGCCGAGTCCTGGCAGGCACCCTCGACGCGGCTTCCCGGAAGGTCGCCGATCGCGTCGGCGCCGAGGCCCGGGCCCGCGGCGACGTCGCGTTCCACCGCGACAGCATGCTCGGGGACCGGTCCTGGTGGCGGGTCGCCCGGACACCGGACGGCGAGGTGGTCGGCTTCGGCCTCCCCTCGCGCAACCACGCCTTCCCCGTGGTCGGTCACCTCGGTGTGCTGCCCGAACACCGGGGCCGCGGATACGCGGACGAGATTCTCGCTGAAATCACCCGGATTCTGGTGTCCGAGACCGGGCCGGAGCGAGTCCGCGCCGACACCGACCTGACGAATGCGCCGATGGCTGCGGCCTTCGAACCCGTGGGCTACCGCGGCAACGGCCGTCGCCTGGTGCTGTCCGCGCACTGA
- a CDS encoding FAD-dependent oxidoreductase — MFATMGALGLAPTAAAQGTPQFDAPSASDFHLKGRSAGSVIVLGGGIAGLVSAYELGKAGYRVTVLEPRDRTGGRNFTVRGGDELTDTYGHHQQARFSAGQYMNAGPARLAQWMVTLDYCRELGVPVEVFTNTNADAYIHNSSMPDGRPMRYRTAKADTYGYVSELLAKATDTGALDRQLTADDKELLIEFLRDFGDLGAKTDGYAYTGSSRRGYTTWPGESGVPGVELGDVPTASEVFASGVGRYFSFEFEFDQAMLMFQPVGGMDQIPKALTRAIGADKVRLGCQATSVLQDDHGVTVAYTDPGGRARSLRADYAIAAMPPHLLAKLHHNLGGDVATALAAVKPASAGKIGLEYRSRWWETDHRIYGGITETDSDLTHVWHPSYGYHGDRGVMIGYYHYATVADRYSLMTPLERQTTAVALGERIYGPKYRTELDSSFSIAWRQVPHLEGAWHGGYDVQSAALKPLVEPAGRVLFAGDWLSNMDAWQHGAILAARKAVTALHTRALA, encoded by the coding sequence ATGTTCGCCACGATGGGCGCCCTGGGCCTCGCCCCCACCGCCGCCGCCCAGGGCACCCCGCAGTTCGACGCCCCCAGCGCCTCCGACTTCCACCTCAAGGGTCGCTCCGCGGGCAGCGTCATCGTCCTCGGCGGCGGCATAGCCGGCCTGGTCAGCGCCTACGAACTGGGGAAGGCCGGCTACCGCGTCACCGTGCTCGAACCGCGCGACCGAACCGGCGGCCGCAACTTCACCGTCCGCGGCGGTGACGAACTCACCGACACCTACGGCCACCACCAGCAGGCGCGCTTCAGCGCGGGGCAGTACATGAACGCCGGCCCCGCCCGGCTCGCGCAATGGATGGTCACCCTCGACTACTGCCGCGAACTGGGCGTCCCCGTCGAGGTGTTCACCAACACCAACGCCGACGCCTACATCCACAACTCCTCGATGCCCGACGGCCGCCCGATGCGCTACCGCACCGCCAAGGCCGACACCTACGGCTATGTCAGCGAACTCCTCGCCAAGGCGACCGACACGGGCGCACTCGACCGGCAACTGACCGCCGACGACAAGGAACTGCTCATCGAGTTCCTGCGCGACTTCGGTGACCTCGGTGCCAAGACCGACGGATACGCCTACACCGGTTCGTCCCGCCGCGGATACACCACGTGGCCGGGTGAGTCCGGCGTCCCCGGGGTCGAACTGGGCGACGTCCCGACCGCGTCCGAGGTGTTCGCCTCCGGCGTCGGCCGCTACTTCTCCTTCGAGTTCGAGTTCGACCAGGCGATGCTGATGTTCCAACCCGTCGGCGGCATGGACCAGATCCCCAAGGCGCTGACCCGGGCCATCGGCGCCGACAAGGTCAGGCTCGGCTGCCAGGCCACCTCCGTCCTCCAGGACGACCACGGGGTCACCGTCGCCTACACCGACCCGGGCGGCCGGGCCCGCTCACTGCGGGCCGACTACGCGATCGCCGCCATGCCGCCCCACCTGCTCGCCAAGCTCCACCACAACCTCGGCGGCGACGTCGCCACCGCCCTCGCCGCCGTCAAGCCCGCCTCCGCCGGCAAGATCGGCCTGGAGTACAGGTCGCGCTGGTGGGAGACCGACCACCGCATCTACGGCGGCATCACCGAGACGGACAGCGACCTCACCCACGTCTGGCACCCCTCCTACGGCTACCACGGCGACCGCGGCGTCATGATCGGCTACTACCACTACGCGACCGTGGCCGACCGCTACTCCCTGATGACGCCCCTGGAGCGGCAGACCACCGCAGTCGCCCTGGGCGAGCGGATCTACGGCCCGAAGTACCGCACCGAACTCGACTCGTCCTTCTCCATCGCCTGGCGCCAGGTACCCCACCTGGAGGGCGCGTGGCACGGCGGCTACGACGTCCAGTCCGCCGCCCTGAAGCCGCTCGTCGAACCCGCCGGGCGGGTCCTGTTCGCGGGCGACTGGCTGAGCAACATGGACGCCTGGCAGCACGGCGCGATCCTCGCCGCCCGCAAGGCCGTCACCGCCCTGCACACCCGCGCCCTGGCCTGA